The Rhinolophus ferrumequinum isolate MPI-CBG mRhiFer1 chromosome 6, mRhiFer1_v1.p, whole genome shotgun sequence genome has a window encoding:
- the INF2 gene encoding inverted formin-2 isoform X1, whose translation MPVCYALHGAGSGLLPCPEGSRAVAGSWAAQRSAAMRSQESMRGSPRQGLEWVGRGSRKVLRIWFGKMSVKQGAQRKWAALKEKLGPQDADPTEANLESADPELCIRLLQVPSVVNYSGLRKRLESSDGGWMVQFLEQSGLDLLLEALARLSGRGVARIADALLQLTCISCVRAVMNSQPGIQYILSNQAYVRQLSQALDTSNVMVKKQVFELLAALCIYSPEGHALALDALDHYKTVYSQQYRFSVIMNELSNSDNVPYVVTLLSVVNAIILGPEDLRARTQLRGEFIGLQLLDVLTRLRDLEDADLLIQLEAFEEAKAEDEEELLHMCGGVDMNSHHEVFASLFHKVSCSPASAQLLSVLQGLLHLEPTLRSSQLLWEALESLVNRAVLLASDDQECTLEEMVERLLSVKGRPRPSCLDKAHKSVQADLGQSRRGSCPQNTEALRAGVEGQQPMVMLTSQRASPEVAQQPTALEQPALTPPLPAPPLPHSTTCPPPPLPGPGASSSTPPPPPPPPPLPGPRTSIPPPPPPPPLPGQGPSFPSPPPPPPLPGPGGPLPPPPPPLPNMGCPPPPPLPVVGWGPPPPPPLPSTSGTPTVGGVEEIIVAQVDHSLGSSWVPSHRRVNPPTVRMKKLNWQKLPSNVAQEHSSMWASLSSPDAPVVEPDFSSIERLFCFPVAKPKESMAAPARKEPKEITFLDAKKSLNLNIFLKQFKCSNEEVTAMIRAGDTTKFDVEVLKQLLKLLPEKHEIENLRSFTEDRAKLASADHFYLLLLSIPCYQLRVECMLLCEGTAVVLDMVQPKAQLVLAACDSLLTSHQLPVFCQLILRIGNFLNYGSHTGDADGFKIGTLLKLTETKAQQSRMTLLHHVLEEVEKSHPDLLQLPRDLEQPSQAAGINLEIIHSESSTNLKKLLEMERKVSSSIQEVQEQYAHRLQACIEASQTLEEVFQAIEQKKLELAHYLCEDVQHLSLEDTFSTMKTFRDLFVRALKENKDRQEQAARAERRKQQLAQEEAQRPRDADGKPVRKGGRKQEEVCVIDALLADIRKGFRLRKTARGRGDPEGASRVVAADPQRDKASVAARDPTGGPVGGTSCPASGPGVDTTGARERQYWDLTDAATPSPKPTGGLLEEGGPGPQERRSSWYIDASDFLSVEDPHDPQPSAGAWPLVLGDAQALKPLQFSSDKPPGAMGSSHDTEDSTAPRSLCQAEADSTGEGPEDTAAHGRGAGLPATEPGGEGDEEDTAPDSTLDTSLDRSFSEDSVTDSSGSGALPRSRSRASKGTGRRRKKRPSWNQEEVAPDSDDTKTKRFCVIQ comes from the exons ATGCCCGTCTGCTATGCTCTTCATGGTGCTGGGAGCGGCCTCCTCCCCTGCCCAGAAGGGTCCAGGGCTGTGGCTGGCAGCTGGGCAGCTCAGCGGTCAGCAGCGATGAGAAGCCAGGAGAGCATGAGGGGCAGCCCGCGGCAGGGCCTGGAATGGGTgggcagaggcagcaggaagGTCTTGCGCATCTGG TTCGGCAAAATGTCGGTGAAGCAGGGCGCGCAGCGCAAATGGGCAGCACTGAAGGAAAAGCTGGGGCCACAGGACGCGGACCCCACGGAGGCCAACCTGGAGAGCGCGGACCCCGAGCTGTGCATCCGGCTGCTGCAGGTGCCGTCTGTGGTCAACTACTCTGGCCTGCGCAAGCGCCTGGAGAGCAGCGACGGAGGCTGGATGGTGCAGTTCCTGGAGCAGAGCGGCCTGGACCTGCTGCTCGAGGCCCTGGCACGGCTGTCGGGCCGCGGCGTGGCCCGCATCGCAGACGCCCTGCTGCAGCTCACCTGCATCAGCTGCGTGCGTGCCGTCATGAACTCGCAGCCTGGCATCCAGTACATCCTTAGCAACCAGGCCTACGTGCGCCAGCTCTCCCAGG CTCTGGACACATCCAACGTGATGGTCAAAAAGCAGGTGTTTGAGCTACTGGCTGCCCTGTGCATCTACTCGCCCGAGGGCCACGCCTTGGCCTTGGATGCCCTGGACCACTACAAG ACGGTGTACAGCCAGCAGTACCGCTTCAGCGTCATCATGAACGAGCTCTCCAACAGTGACAACGTGCCCTATGTGGTCACCCTGCTGAGTGTGGTCAACGCCATCATCCTGGGCCCCGAGGACCTTCGTGCCCGCACCCAGCTGCGTGGCGAGTTCATCG GTCTGCAGCTGCTGGACGTCCTGACGCGGCTTAG GGACCTGGAGGACGCTGACCTGCTGATTCAGCTCGAGGCCTTCGAGGAGGCCAAAGCCGAGGACGAGGAGGAGCTGCTGCACATGTGCGGTGGCGTGGACATGAACAGCCATCACGAGGTCTTCGCCTCCCTGTTCCACAAG GTGAGCTGCTCCCCGGCATCTGCCCAGCTGCTGTCCGTGCTGCAGGGCCTCCTGCACCTGGAGCCCACCCTCCGCTCCAGCCAGCTGCTCTGGGAAGCCCTGGAGAGCCTGGTGAACCGGGCCGTGCTCCTGGCCAGTGATG ACCAGGAATGCACCCTGGAGGAGATGGTCGAGCGGCTGCTGTCTGTCAAGGGGCGACCCCGCCCAAGCTGCCTGGACAAGGCCCATAAGAGTGTCCAGGCCGACCTAGGCCAGAGTCGGAGAGGCAGCTGCCCCCAAAACACTGAAGCCCTAAGGGCAGGTGTGGAGGGCCAACAGCCAATGGTGATGCTCACCAGCCAGAGAGCAAGCCCAGAGGTGGCTCAACAGCCAACAGCTCTGGAACAGCCGGcgctcaccccacccctgcctgcacctccccttccccactccaccacctgcccccctccccccttgccaGGCCCAGGGGCCTCATCCTCcactccccctccaccccctcccccacctcccttgcCGGGCCCCAGGACCTCaatcccccctccccctcccccaccccccctgccGGGCCAGGGGCCCTCATtcccctcaccacccccaccccccccattgCCTGGCCCTGGTggacccctccctcccccacctccacccctcccaAACATGGGgtgccctcccccaccaccactgcCCGTCGTGGGCTGGggtccccctccacccccacccctgcccagcacCTCTGGCACCCCCACAGTGGGTGGTGTGGAGGAGATCATTGTAGCCCAGGTGGACCACAGCCTGGGCTCCTCCTGGGTCCCCAGCCACCGGAGGGTGAACCCCCCGACAGTGCGCATGAAGAAGCTGAACTGGCAGAAGCTGCCGTCCAATGTGGCACAAG AGCACAGCTCTATGTGGGCCTCGCTGAGCAGCCCGGACGCCCCGGTGGTGGAGCCCGACTTCTCCAGCATCGAGCGGCTCTTCTGCTTCCCCGTGGCCAAGCCCAAGGAGTCCATGGCAGCCCCGGCCAGAAAGGAGCCTAAGGAG ATCACTTTCCTGGACGCCAAGAAGAGCCTGAACCTCAACATCTTCCTGAAGCAGTTTAAGTG CTCCAATGAGGAGGTCACCGCTATGATCCGCGCAGGGGACACCACCAAGTTTGACGTGGAGGTTCTTAAGCAGCTGCTCAAGCTCCTTCCTGAGAAGCATGAG ATCGAGAACCTACGCTCCTTCACGGAGGACAGAGCCAAGTTGGCCAGTGCTGACCACTTCTACCTCCTCTTGCTGAGCATTCCCTG CTACCAGCTGCGGGTCGAGTGCATGCTGTTGTGCGAGGGCACAGCCGTCGTGCTGGACATGGTGCAGCCCAAGGCCCAGCTGGTGCTAGCCGCCTGTGACA GCCTGCTCACCAGCCACCAACTGCCCGTTTTCTGCCAGCTGATCCTGAGAATCGGGAACTTCCTCAACTAC GGCAGCCATACCGGGGACGCTGACGGATTTAAGATCGGCACGCTGCTGAAGCTCACAGAGACCAAGGCCCAGCAGAGCCGCATGACGCTGCTGCACCACGTGCTGGAG GAGGTGGAGAAGAGCCACCCAGACCTCTTGCAGCTGCCGCGGGATCTGGAGCAGCCGTCCCAGGCGGCAGG GATCAACCTGGAGATAATCCACTCAGAGTCCAGCACCAACCTGAAGAAGCTTCTGGAGATGGAGCGGAAGGTGTCCTCCTCCATCCAGGAGGTGCAGGAGCAGTACGCCCACCGCCTCCAG GCCTGCATCGAAGCCTCCCAGACACTAGAGGAGGTGTTCCAGGCCATCGAGCAGAAGAAGCTGGAGCTGGCCCACTACCTGTGCGAGGATGTCCAGCACCTGTCCCTGGAGGACACATTCAGCACCATGAAGACCTTCCGGGACCTCTTTGTCCGTGCCCTGAAG GAGAACAAGGACCGGCAGGAGCAGGCTGCCAGGGCTGAGAGGAGGAAGCAGCAGCTGGCCCAGGAGGAGGCGCAGAGGCCGCGGGACGCCGACGGGAAGCCCG tcaggaagggaggcaggaagcaggaagaggtGTGTGTCATCGACGCCCTGCTGGCCGACATCAGGAAGGGCTTCAGGCTTCGGAAGACGGCCCGTGGCCGAGGGGACCCAGAAGGCGCCAGCAGGGTGGTGGCCGCAGACCCCCAAAGGGACAAGGCTTCTG TGGCCGCCAGGGACCCCACAGGAGGCCCCGTGGGAGGCACCAGCTGCCCTGCCTCTGGGCCTGGTGTTGACACTACAGGGGCCCGGGAGCGTCAGTACTGGGATCTCACGGACGCCGCCACCCCCAGCCCGAAACCCACTGGAGGCCTGTTGGAAGAGGGCGGCCCCGGGCCCCAGGAGAGACGCTCTTCCTGGTACATAGATGCCAGCGATTTTCTGTCTGTGGAGGACCCCCACGACCCCCAGCCATCGGCAGGGGCCTGGCCGCTGGTGCTCGGGGATGCTCAGGCCCTGAAGCCTCTTCAGTTCTCCAGTGACAAGCCCCCTGGGGCCATGGGTTCGAGCCATGACACTGAGGACTCCACAGCCCCTCGGAGCCTCTGCCAGGCTGAGGCCGACAGCACAGGCGAGGGACCGGAGGACACAGCTGCCCACGGCCGCGGCGCCGGCCTTCCTGCCACAGAGCCCGGCGGGGAGGGGGACGAGGAGGACACGGCCCCAGACTCCACTCTGGACACATCCCTGGACAGGTCTTTCTCCGAGGATTCAGTGACCGACTCCTCAGGGTCTGGCGCCCTCCCCAGATCCCGCAGCCGGGCCTCGAAGGGGACTGGCAGGCGAAGAAAGAAGCGCCCATCATGGAACCAGGAAG AGGTTGCCCCTGACTCTGATGATACTAAAACCAAAAGATTCTGTGTGATCCAGTAA